A region of the Streptomyces sp. NBC_00442 genome:
CGAGCGCGGTGCGGGCGGACGTGCCGAGCGCGGCGAGCTTGGTGGCGTAGGGCTCGGCCGTCGCGTCGAAGCCGGTGCCGAGCGTCAGGTCGCGCCACCTCAGGCGCAGGGTGTCGAACTCGTCGGCCGCCGGAGCGGGTTGGGGCTGTGCGGTCCCGGCGTGGGGAGCCGCCGTCGCCGGCCCCGCGGGCAGGGTCAGACCGAGCGCGACGGCGGCGGCGCCGGTGCCGGAAGCGGCGAGGAAGGTACGGCGTGAACTGCCCGAGGGGGATGGCATGGTGGCGGGACCTCCGGAGCGTGAGCGAACGAGGAGGGGCACGGGGCGGGCACGGGGCCCGGGACGAGCGCGGCGCGATTGAGCGGTTTCTCTCATGACATCGAAAGAACGCGCAATACTTCGCACATTCATCAGGGAAATTGATCGTTCGCACAGAATCGTGCACGAACGATCTAACGGGGGTTACGCTCCTGGTCAGCGGTTGACGGCGGTCGGCGCAAGCCGATGGGGAGGGGCGGAACCACGTGCATGCCGAGGACAGACACCAGGCGATACTGCGGCGACTGCGGGAGCGCGGCTCGCTGCGAGTGACCGATTTCGCCGAGGAGTTGAAGGTGTCCGCGGTCACCGTGCGCCGGGACGTGGAGGCGCTCGCCGAGCGCGGTCTGGTGGCCCGGGTGCACGGCGGGGCGCTGCTCCCCGAGTCGGCGCCGGCTCCCGCGCCGCCCTCCCCCGCGCCGAGTGGCGCGCCCTTGGTCTTCGGTCTCGTCGTCCCGGCGGCCGACTACTACTACCCCGAGGTCATCAAGGGCGCGCGGGAGGCGGCGGCCGCCCGGGGCATCCGGCTGGTGCTCGGCATCTCGCAGTACCGGCCCGAGGAAGAGCGGGCGCAGGTACGGCAGTTGCTGTCCCACGGCATCGACGGTCTGCTCATCGCGCCGTGCGGGCCGCCCGGCGACCAGGACTGGCTCGCGGCGCTCGGCGTGCCGTTCGTCCTGGTGGAGCGGCGTTCCGGGGACGACGTGCCGGGCGCGGAGCGGGTGGTGACCGATCACGCCTACGGTGCGCGCCTCGCCGTCCGTCACCTCGCCGGGTCGGGGCGCGGGCGGATCGGGCTGCTCCTTCGCGCGGACAGCCCGCACAGCGCGCTCGTTCAGGAGGGCTACCTCGGCGGGCTCGCCTCGCTCGGGCTCCCGGCGCCGGATTCGCTGCGCTTCACGATCACGGCGCCGGAGGCCGACCCGCTGCGGCGGGACGCCCAACTCGACGAGTTCACCGGGGCGGTGGAGGCTGGGCTGCTCGACGCGGTCCTGGTCCACAACGACCACGACGCGATCGTGCTGCTGCCCCGGCTGCGGGCACGGGGCCTGTCCGTGCCGGGTGACCTCGCGATCGTGGCGTACGACGACGAGGTCGCCGCGCTCGCGGACATCCCGCTGACGGCTGTCGCGCCGCCGAAGCGGGCGGTGGGCGTCGCGGCGGTGGACATGCTGGCGCTGCGGCTCGCCGACCCGCCCCGGGCGCGCCATCACCTCTCGATCCTCCCCGAGTTGAAGATCCGCGCGTCCAGCGCGTGAGGGTGCCGGGATCCGTAACGGTCCGTCCTCTCGTGGCCTAAGATCCACGGGTATGGGGGAATTGAATCGTGAGACCGCCACCGGGGTCGTCCTGTCGGCCGGCCGTACTCGGGCTTGGGTGGAGCGCGGCGCGCTGCACTGGAGCCGGGGACGTACGACCGTCGTCGTCCCCGGGGCGGGGATCCGCCGCGTCGAGGCGGCCGGGACGTCGCTGACCGTGTTCCTCGGCGAGGATGCCGGAGGCGGCTCGTCGATGACGGTCCGTCACCGCAACCGGGACATGGTCGTCGCGCTCGGCGCGGAGATAGAAGCGGTCATCGGTGACGCAGGCCCGCCGGGAACCCGGCGACAGCCACAGCGGCACACGGTGCCGGTGTGGCCGCTGCGCATGCTGTTTCGCGTGCGCGCCGGGGTGCTGCACGGCGGCCCGTGGTGGCGGCGCGCGCTCTGGTACACGGTCGCGGGACTGCCCCTGGCCGTACTGCTGCCGGTCAGCCCCGTCCTGGGCGTCGCCGCCTGGCTCCTGCTGCCGGCCGGTCTCGGCCTGCTGTTCCTGTGGGTGAAGATGGCCGCCCTGGACACGTGGTGGGTGATGCGGCGGCGGGGTGTGACTGTCCACGCGCGGTACGCGTTCGACCTGACCACACCCAGCGACTCAGGCGTCAGCTACATCGTCCACTTCCGCACGCTCGACGGACAGGAGATGGCGCGGCCGATCTCGGTGCGGGGGCACCGCGACGAGATCACGTACGACCCCCGGGACCCGTCCCGCATGTACGCGCGGACCCGGGTGGCCTGGCTGGGATCCGCCCTGGTCGCCTTCACGCTGACCGGCATGTGGGGCGCCCTCTTCTGCGTCCCGGCGGTCATCTGGCTCACCGAGCTGGTGTCCCTGGCGCTCTAGCCGGCCCCGCCCACGCCGAACCGCTCACGTGCACGGACCGGTGCGGACCGAGCCGTCCATGACAGGGCCCTCCTACGGGGCAACGTCGGCGGACCCGGGCGCCTAGCTCAACTCGAAGGAGCTCGCCTTGTTGTTGCACCCGAAGGGGACCTGGGACAGGTCCCAATGCTGGTCGATCCATTCGTTTCCGCACTCGCCCTTGAAGTTGACGTCCGCGGACATCCAGACGTCA
Encoded here:
- a CDS encoding substrate-binding domain-containing protein → MHAEDRHQAILRRLRERGSLRVTDFAEELKVSAVTVRRDVEALAERGLVARVHGGALLPESAPAPAPPSPAPSGAPLVFGLVVPAADYYYPEVIKGAREAAAARGIRLVLGISQYRPEEERAQVRQLLSHGIDGLLIAPCGPPGDQDWLAALGVPFVLVERRSGDDVPGAERVVTDHAYGARLAVRHLAGSGRGRIGLLLRADSPHSALVQEGYLGGLASLGLPAPDSLRFTITAPEADPLRRDAQLDEFTGAVEAGLLDAVLVHNDHDAIVLLPRLRARGLSVPGDLAIVAYDDEVAALADIPLTAVAPPKRAVGVAAVDMLALRLADPPRARHHLSILPELKIRASSA